CGCGCCAGAGCAATTACTGGGAGGTGTACTGGAGTCTGACCCGTGCGGTGAAGCTCCGCTTCGATGCGGAGGGGGTCACCATTCCGTTCCCGCAGCGCGATCTGCACGTGAACATGCCGCCGGGAAGCGAGGGCAAGCCGCTCGGTTAGCGCCAGACACGGGAGCGCTTCTCGCACTCCGAACTCGTACGCCGCATCGCACGCTTGGACCGGCGGCCGGGCGCGAAGTCGAGTGGGCGGTGGGGCAATTCCTCCGCGATCGCGAGCGAGAGGACCTGAAGCTCGGCGGAGCTGAACGGCCGCCGAGCGGATCCTCCGTCGCAGCGATCCGGGACCGATTCAGTACCAGCTGAATCGATAGGCCAGCTCGGGCCCGCGCGTTCCGTCGTACGCGAGCCGAGCGATCAGCAGCGTGAACGGCTCGGTATAGCGCGCGATCCGCAACGGGCCCGCGTCGACCGGGTCGAAGCCGACATCGCGAATCAGCCGGGCGGCGACCTTCTTGGCGCTCTCGTCGTCGCCGCAGTAGAGCAGCGACGGGCGCGGCCTCTTCTTCCGGGACTCGAACACGTCGAACAGCACCTCGCTCGGCACGGTGCCGAACGCCGAGACGACCCGGGACTTCCTGAATTGCTTTGCCAGCGCTTCCGCACCCGAGGAAGTGTGAGCGATCACCAGACCAGTGTCGTCGGCGTTCATCGGCAGCGAACAGCTGATCACGACTTTGCCGGCGAGACCGCCGGCCTGCCGGGCCACGTCGCCGACCCGCGACCAGTGGACCGCGAGCAACAAGGCGTCGGCCTCGCTCGCGGCCTCGGCCGGCGTGCCGGCGCGCGCCTCTCTTCCCGCCTTGCGCGCGAGTCTCTGCAGTTTGCTCGCGCTGCGCGCGTAGCTGAACACCACGCGGTGTCCGGCCCGGGCGAAGATCGTCCCGAGCTTCCCTCCCATCAATCCCGATCCCAGAATGCCGATGCGCATGCCGTTCCCCTCAGCGATCGACCAGCGCCTGCTGGCGCTCGTTGTAGCGCGGCCCCGAGACCTTGTCGGGAGTGAGCGCGGCGTCCAGAGCGATCATGTCCTCCGGGCTGAGGGACACGGAAGCCGCGCCGACGTTCTCTTCCAGGTGCGCGCGCTGCCTGCTGCCGGGAATCGGCACGACATCGGCGCCCTTCTGCAGCAGCCAGGCGAGCGCGACCTGCCCGGCGGTGACGCGTCGCTTCGCGGCCAGCTCGCGCACCGCCAGCGCGGCCTGCATGTTGGCGTCGAAATTGGCCCCCTGGTAGCGCGGATCTCCGCGGCGATAGTCCCCTTCGGGATACTCTTCGGCGCGCCGGACGCCTCCGGTCAGGAAACCGCGCCCGAGCGGGGCGAACGGGACGAGCCCGATTCCGAGCTCGCGCAACAGAGGAAGGATGCGGGGCTCCAGGTTCCGCTCCCAAAGCGAGTACTCGCTCTGGAGCGCCGCGATCGGATGGACCGCATGCGCGCGTCGAATGGTCTGCTCGCCGGCCTCGGAGAGCCCCAGATGTCGCACCTTGCCGGCGGCGACGAACTCGGCCATGACACCGACCACGTCC
Above is a genomic segment from Candidatus Sulfotelmatobacter sp. containing:
- a CDS encoding aldo/keto reductase codes for the protein ESIATIHRALELGVTFFDTAEAYGPYRNEELLARALGGRRDRAVIATKFGFKFDARGAINGVDSHPAHIREVVEGSLRRLKTDHIDLLYQHRVDRTVPVEDVVGVMAEFVAAGKVRHLGLSEAGEQTIRRAHAVHPIAALQSEYSLWERNLEPRILPLLRELGIGLVPFAPLGRGFLTGGVRRAEEYPEGDYRRGDPRYQGANFDANMQAALAVRELAAKRRVTAGQVALAWLLQKGADVVPIPGSRQRAHLEENVGAASVSLSPEDMIALDAALTPDKVSGPRYNERQQALVDR
- a CDS encoding NADPH-dependent F420 reductase is translated as MRIGILGSGLMGGKLGTIFARAGHRVVFSYARSASKLQRLARKAGREARAGTPAEAASEADALLLAVHWSRVGDVARQAGGLAGKVVISCSLPMNADDTGLVIAHTSSGAEALAKQFRKSRVVSAFGTVPSEVLFDVFESRKKRPRPSLLYCGDDESAKKVAARLIRDVGFDPVDAGPLRIARYTEPFTLLIARLAYDGTRGPELAYRFSWY